A single region of the Podospora pseudopauciseta strain CBS 411.78 chromosome 1, whole genome shotgun sequence genome encodes:
- a CDS encoding hypothetical protein (EggNog:ENOG503Q4WC) gives MKSFLLGLAGKPSPEPEPAQTAQAPALKSGTDLADAITEGIKKLSTSDRQNDSQNEPAASNSQDEAAKTRTASPDDQEDWSSGDETVVEQRVAHPKQDMIDHIMKSLCTSLDTKITELTQFASLAKTEKAFSVADLPAAPKKGKTPTAVKPREQQEAKETLKEEKKNTEEEEVPKPMKLSDLSKSKKPTSTSAAPPPPPAPAPGAEPEQDFASLMLTAKSQPSAASPSFPATSFGALQLASMPFMASVMTNFPQIEPSSTQRPSQSFSRTIRPTQTPAPYIAPAPSLPLSPAPSPPAGDHPSPPSSAKRNAKRSLDDELQGPTAADLQPHFGHEEVYSRRISGISAPFGFGRPSPRAPTVSSQMPQSRQLHTAPQPRAPNFPPGPPAASRSIPSVDSFFNAPQLPRDSFIPEQELSPKTVGDVATHATARRHLSEAEVEPPEDHDGRRKKARRATSDSPAGLMRSGNKFACPYFKRNPRKYQKWTSCPGPGWEEVHRVKTHLYRRHRLPIQCPRCWDTFEEDTILQNHLQQDPPCTMQQNRIPHEGFTKDQEKKLRSRKKAQPNMTDEDKWVEIYMILFPDDDPDSVPTPCL, from the exons ATGAAGAGctttctcctcggcctggcCGGCAAGCCATCACCGGAACCAGAGCCTGCCCAAACGGCGCAAGCTCCCGCTCTCAAAAGTGGGACTGACCTGGCCGATGCGATCACCGAAGGCATCAAAAAGCTTTCCACATCAGACCGGCAAAATGATTCTCAAAACGAGCCGGCAGCTAGCAATAGCCAAGATGAAGCCGCAAAAACAAGGACGGCCTCACCAGACGACCAGGAGGATTGGAGCTCGGGTGACGAGACGGTCGTCGAGCAGAGAGTTGCACATCCCAAGCAGGACATGATTGACCACATCATGAAGAGCTTGTGTACTTCCCTCGACACCAAAATCACTGAGTTGACTCAGTTCGCCAGTCTCGCCAAAACTGAGAAGGCATTCAGTGTCGCCGACTTGCCAGCAGCTCCCAAGAAGGGAAAGACACCTACGGCGGTCAAGCCTCGAGAGCAGCAGGAAGCCAAAGAGACTctgaaggaggaaaagaagaacaccgaggaggaggaagtacCCAAGCCTATGAAGCTCTCTGACCTGTCCAAATCGAAGAAGCCAACCTCAACGtctgcagctcctcctccacctcctgccCCAGCCCCCGGTGCTGAGCCTGAACAAGACTTTGCCTCCCTCATGCTAACTGCCAAATCTCAACCCTCTGCGGCCTCACCTAGTTTCCCGGCCACCTCTTTTGGCGCATTGCAGTTGGCGAGCATGCCGTTTATGGCCTCGGTCATGACGAATTTCCCTCAAATCGAACCTTCATCTACTCAGCGGCCTTCCCAAAGCTTTTCTCGTACCATCAGACCGACGCAAACGCCAGCACCATATATCGCACCAGCCCCAAGCTTGCCTCTATCTCCGGCCCCTTCGCCGCCAGCAGGGGatcacccatcaccaccatcctctgCAAAAAGGAATGCCAAGCGATCATTGGATGACGAGCTGCAAGGGCCAACAGCAGCTGATTTGCAGCCTCACTTTGGTCATGAAGAGGTCTATTCACGCAGAATTTCGGGTATTTCGGCTCCTTTTGGGTTTGGCCGTCCCAGTCCGAGAGCGCCCACTGTATCCTCACAGATGCCACAGTCGCGACAACTTCATACGGCTCCGCAACCTCGCGCACCCAACTTTCCACCAGGGCCGCCTGCTGCGTCTAGATCGATCCCAAGTGTCGACTCTTTCTTTAACGCCCCTCAACTTCCAAGAGATTCGTTTATTCCAGAGCAAGAATTGTCTCCCAAAacggttggtgatgttgctaCGCATGCTACTGCAAGGCGACATCTCAGTGAAGCCGAGGTGGAGCCACCCGAAGACCACGACGGGAGACGCAAAAAGGCACGGCGAGCCACGTCTGATAGCCCCGCCGGGCTGATGAGAAGCGGAAACAAGTTTGCCTGTCCCTACTTCAAGCGGAACCCTCGCAAATATCAGAAATGGACGTCTTGCCCAGGCCCGGGATGGGAGGAAGTTCATCGAGTCAA GACTCATCTTTACAGACGACACAGGCTCCCAATCCAGTGTCCTCGTTGTTGGGACACCTTTGAGGAAGATACTATTCTTCAAAATCATCTCCAACAGGACCCGCCGTGCACCATGCAGCAAAACAGGATTCCACACGAAGGCTTCACCAAGGATCAGGAAAAGAAATTGCGAAGTCGCAAAAAGGCCCAGCCAAACATGACGGATGAAGATAAATGGGTTGAGATCTACATGATCCTGTTTCCAGACGATGATCCAGACTCTGTCCCAACACCATGTCTGTGA
- a CDS encoding hypothetical protein (COG:B; EggNog:ENOG503PDFR), which translates to MALSSILSLVLLASAGKAKQTTAAGFPPAKQQCPHHPAGRLETAALLPVCPLPGHIGVLSDESSNAIAWDYPPKCISPPAKDNTTVPRIDCLFTSTTFRNGHGISLVSSTLTTSHIVGVGSFDDEAPPLGVQRRENLGPAYEIVPVEGKGLGVVAKRKIKRGEIVMSDYPSLLIGTGFLGTAQPHHRRRMLKQAINQLPDKLRSKVRGLSRGAEKYEVDAILGPNANTVMIGEQDGEQMHVGLFAEAARINHGCRPNVHSRFSERRLTMEIMAHVAIEPGEEILMSYVPITTVRDERRKYLKDHWGFDCKCQLCTGTKNDIEESEFYRRRQKSLKESIESARAEGFFKDAIVMSGEWHEFSEWDMVPPLAPEYHDSLANLHYANGDLFNATRYARMAYDGWVRFGSVDDEKLEHSRTVLAKIEKEFEKSLKFEKD; encoded by the exons ATGGCACTCTCAAGCATCTTATCTCTTGTCCTTCTAGCATCGGCAGGCAAGGCGAAACAAACAACAGCAGCTGGGTTTCCCCCTGCAAAACAGCAatgtcctcatcatccagcaGGCCGCTTGGAAACAGCTGCGCTGCTACCGGTTTGTCCACTTCCAGGGCACATTGGCGTCCTGTCCGATGAAAGCTCCAATGCCATCGCGTGGGACTACCCACCCAAGTGCATTTCACCTCCAGCAAAAGACAATACAACCGTCCCAAGAATCGACTGCCTGTTCACTTCGACCACCTTTCGCAATGGCCACGGCATCAGCTTGGTTTCTTCCACACTGACAACATCTCATATTGTCGGTGTTGGCTCATTTGATGATGAGGCCCCTCCGCTTGGGGTGCAGCGCCGCGAGAATCTCGGTCCTGCCTACGAGATTGTCCCGGTGGAAGGAAAAgggttgggtgttgttgCCAAGCGCAAGATCAAGCGTGGAGAGATTGTCATGTCTGACTACCCTTCCCTACTTATTGGGACAGGCTTCTTGGGCACCGCACAGCCCCATCATAGGAGACGGATGCTCAAGCAAGCCATCAACCAGCTTCCCGATAAATTGAGGTCCAAGGTCAGGGGTTTGTCGAGAGGAGCAGAAAAGTACGAGGTGGACGCCATCTTGGGACCGAATGCCAATACGGTCATGATTGGAGAGCAAGACGGGGAGCAAATGCATGTCGGCCTGTTTGCTGAGGCTGCGAGGATAAACCATGGCTGCAGACCAAACGTTCACTCAAGGTTCtcggagaggaggttgacaaTGGAGATCATGGCTCATGTAGCCATCGAGCCGGGAGAGGAGATCTTGATGAGCT ATGTGCCCATCACAACTGTCCGTGATGAAAGACGAAAGTATCTCAAAGACCATTGGGGATTTGACTGCAAGTGTCAACTGTGTACCGGTACGAAGAATGATATTGAGGAGTCAGAGTTCTATCGACGCCGCCAAAAGAGTCTCAAGGAGAGTATTGAGAGCGCGCGTGCCGAAGGGTTCTTCAAGGATGCCATTGTCATGAGCGGTGAGTGGCATGAGTTTAGCGAGTGGGACATGGTTCCCCCCCTTGCGCCTGAGTATCATGATAGCCTGGCAAACTTGCATTACGCAAATGGGGATTTGTTCAATGCGACAAGATATGCGAGGATGGCATATgatgggtgggtgaggtttGGCAGTGTGGATGATGAAAAGTTGGAGCATTCGAGAACGGTGCTGGCAAAGATTGAAaaggagtttgagaagagTTTGAAATTTGAGAAGGACTAA
- a CDS encoding hypothetical protein (CAZy:AA7; COG:C; EggNog:ENOG503P127) produces MYKELMHRANLSQHLTTWKSVKSRLEDFSMWSVTAIIIATLFAQVAIGQPPNNSHFSDVDIDTVASGILGNRGPSTKPTSRCKAFPGETAWPSVSDWASLNRTLGGVLLNPSPPASVCYPTSASFNTTACNFLFNSASQSTFWFDDPVTVQGTWPQGLTCPLVRNPQANATCTRGGYPVYVVNATQPKHVQSAVNFAREKNVRLIIKNTGHDFLARNIGAGSLSIWTHNLRGFEFMSDYKQPGGRYRGPAAWVGAGLQVYDAFRYALAHNITLPAASCLTIGSYGGWISGGGHSPLSSKYGLGVDQVLELKVVTADGKYVTANPTKNEDLFFALRGGGGSTYGVITSAIVKAHPAINLTIASFNFNLGNTPSSSPPSNPTITNSTAFWLGFNAIFAFAIPVVDAGGYLWTNGLPSGPGFAMQVQVQMPGLSPGEALAFTQPLLDELNGLGIPVANITVRTQVYSSQSSTGAGGAPGAGGYFASRLFPRAAYVDPVLFSKAMNASRVLVEAGYTFHGLNMAPTLEAAGHPYPAGVNPVWRESVMHADIFGFSKLNLGTATDQQVIAAQLALTQLMEPLKEATPGGGSYLNEGDPHEPNWQQSFYGDNYSKLVRVKKTRDPWGVFWALTTPGSEEWKIEGEGGLLWRQNGRLCRV; encoded by the exons ATGTATAAGGAGCTGATGCACAGGGCTAATTTGTCACAGCATCTCACAACCTGGAAATCAGTGAAGAGCCGACTTGAAGATTTCAGCATGTGGTCTGTTACTGCGATAATCATTGCCACGCTTTTCGCGCAGGTGGCAATAGGTCAACCTCCGAATAACTCCCACTTTTCAGATGTCGACATCGACACTGTGGCTTCAGGGATCTTGGGCAACCGAGGACCATCCACCAAACCAACATCGCGTTGCAAAGCCTTCCCCGGAGAAACCGCGTGGCCATCTGTTTCGGATTGGGCCAGTTTAAATCGCACTCTAGGTGGGGTTTTGCtcaacccttcccccccagcCTCGGTGTGCTATCCGACTTCAGCAAGCTTCAACACCACGGCATGCAACTTTTTGTTTAATAGTGCTAGTCAAAGCACTTTCTGGTTTGATGATCCAGTCACTGTTCAAGGGACCTGGCCTCAGGGTTTGACATGCCCCCTCGTGAGGAACCCTCAAGCTAATGCCACCTGTACGAGGGGAGGTTATCCTGTTTACGTGGTCAATGCTACACAACCAAAGCATGTTCAGTCAGCGGTGAATTTTGCAAGAGAAAAGAACGTTCGGCTGATAATCAA AAACACGGGTCATGACTTTCTTGCTCGCAACATCGGTGCGGGATCTCTGAGCATTTGGACCCATAATCTGAGAGGTTTTGAGTTCATGTCAGATTATAAGCAACCCGGAGGACGTTACCGAGGTCCAGCTGCGTGGGTTGGCGCTGGACTACAGGTCTATGACGCGTTTAGATATGCACTGGCGCACAACATCACTCTACCTGCTGCTTCTTGTCTAACCATCGGGTCTTACGGAGGTTGGATATCGGGTGGAGGCCACTCCCCTTTATCATCCAAGTATGGCCTAGGAGTAGACCAGGTTTTGGAGCTCAAGGTTGTGACAGCCGACGGAAAATATGTTACAGCAAACCCGACCAAAAACGAGGATCTGTTCTTTGCTTtgcgaggtggtggaggca GCACATATGGAGTGATAACCTCGGCCATTGTGAAAGCCCATCCTGCCATCAATCTGACCATCGCGTCCTTCAACTTCAATCTTGGCAACACACCTTCTTCGAGCCCCCCCTCAAATCCAACCATTACCAACAGCACTGCATTTTGGCTAGGCTTCAACGCTATCTTTGCTTTTGCAATTCCTGTTGTAGATGCAGGGGGTTATCTCTGGACAAATGGACTGCCTTCTGGTCCTGGCTTCGCCATGCAAGTCCAGGTGCAGATGCCGGGCTTGTCTCCAGGTGAAGCACTTGCTTTTACCCAACCTCTCCTGGATGAGCTGAACGGCCTTGGGATACCTGTTGCAAACATCACCGTCCGCACGCAGGTTTACAGCAGCCAATCGTCGACCGGAGCAGGCGGTGCTCCAGGTGCAGGTGGATATTTTGCTTCTCGTCTGTTCCCGCGGGCGGCATACGTTGATCCTGTCCTATTCTCCAAAGCCATGAACGCCTCACGAGTACTGGTTGAAGCGGGATATACGTTTCATGGACTCAACATGGCTCCCACGCTTGAAGCAGCAGGCCACCCTTACCCAGCAGGCGTCAACCCCGTATGGAGAGAAAGTGTCATGCACGCTGACATATTCGGATTCAGCAAGCTCAATCTTGGAACAGCCACTGATCAGCAGGTCATTGCAGCCCAGCTTGCTCTGACACAACTGATGGAGCCCCTCAAGGAGGCAACGCCAGGGGGAGGAAGCTACCTCAACGAAGGGGATCCTCATGAGCCGAACTGGCAACAGTCATTCTATGGGGACAATTATTCAAAGCTTGTCAGGGTGAAGAAGACTCGAGATCCTTGGGGTGTATTTTGGGCGCTGACCACCCCGGGAAGTGAAGAATGGAAGattgagggagaaggggggctTTTGTGGAGGCAGAATGGTCGACTTTGTAGGGTGTAA
- a CDS encoding hypothetical protein (COG:S; EggNog:ENOG503NY4Y), translating into MATFQKLAILCLGASTVLAAPSDKHNGKKTPKVSPIKQISLGPRPYWLVDQMDEGPLKKKLASCSEKRMKPSDWSISHRGGGTLQFPEHTYDSIIAGTRMGAGIQECDVTFTKDLQLVCRHAQCDLHTTTNVVSLPELNAKCTTPFQPASGDRPAKAKCCTSDFTLAEIKTLCAKMDASDPKATTPEEYLGGTASWRTDLYAKTCSEVPTLKEFISLVDDLGLKFTPELKAPEVPMPFNGGNYTQAAYAQHMIDEFKAAGIKPERVWPQSFVYEDVLYWLKAEPKWGKQAVLLDESGDEPGTFPSAVARLKEYKKAGVRIVAPPLPYLVTVDKKGKIVPSSYAIEAKKQKLDIITWSLERSGWLGDGSGGGYYYASVANVTNGEGDVYNLLHVLAQDVGVIGVFSDWSATVTYYANCFGL; encoded by the exons atggcgaCCTTCCAGAAGCTTGCGATCCTTTGCCTCGGTGCTTCCACTGTGCTTGCCGCCCCTAGCGACAAGCACAACGGCAAGAAGACACCCAAGGTGTCGCCCATCAAGCAGATCTCTCTCGGACCGCGCCCCTACTGGCTCGTGGATCAGATGGACGAGGGGCctctcaagaagaagctcgcctCTTGTTCagagaagaggatgaagccCAGCGACTGGAGCATTTCTCACCGTGGCGGTGGCACCCTTCAGTTCCCGGAGCATACCTACGACTCAATTATTGCTGGT ACCAGAATGGGAGCCGGCATTCAGGAATGCGATGTCACCTTCACCAAAGACCTTCAACTCGTCTGCCGCCATGCCCAATGTGACTTGCACACCACAACCAACGTCGTTTCTCTTCCTGAACTTAATGCCAAGtgcaccaccccctttcaGCCTGCGTCTGGGGACAGGCCTGCTAAGGCCAAGTGTTGCACTTCGGATTTCACTTTGGCAGAGATCAAGACGCTTTGTGCAAAGATGGACGCCTCGGATCCGAAAGCAACAACCCCGGAGGAGTATCTTGGTGGCACAGCAAGCTGGAGGACCGACCTCTACGCCAAAACCTGTAGCGAGGTGCCTACTCTCAAGGAATTCATCTCTCTGGTTGACGATCTCGGTCTCAAGTTCACCCCTGAGTTGAAGGCCCCAGAGGTGCCCATGCCCTTCAACGGCGGCAACTACACCCAGGCGGCCTATGCCCAACACATGATTGATGAGTTCAAGGCGGCCGGTATCAAGCCAGAGAGGGTGTGGCCACAATCTTTTGTGTATGAGGATGTCCTGTACTGGCTAAAGGCTGAGCCAAAATGGGGAAAGCAAGCCGTGTTGCTGGACGAGAGCGGCGATGAGCCAGGTACATTCCCCTCTGCCGTCGCGAGGCTCAAGGAGTACAAGAAGGCCGGTGTCAGGATTGtcgctcctcctctgccctACTTGGTCACCGTTGATAAGAAGGGGAAGATTGTGCCCAGCAGCTATGCCATCGAAGCCAAGAAACAGAAACTCGACATCATTACgtggagcttggagaggagCGGTTGGCTTGGTGACGGcagcggaggaggatattACTATGCAAGCGTGGCCAATGTGACcaatggcgagggagatgtGTACAATCTGTTACATGTATTGGCTCAGGATGTGGGAGTCATTGGCGTCTTTTCTGATTGGAGTGCCACGGTCACATACTATGCCAATTGCTTCGGCCTGTAG
- a CDS encoding hypothetical protein (EggNog:ENOG503Q4WD; COG:O), giving the protein MDTIGKNENPALAFEGWTEHASRDRISTDTKVHQLLSAAYPGHHVTRTQTSSCDLLGFADAGYATKTPDRPRGYDAIRKFVAPKLRYEKGNDKLEDEVRFGAWKYDWESHQFLVYELSFRDYLLSRVIRFLYVITPPSVDGAVDIDGHHPKTDELLLVAGKWTKEMHDEIWVFDNQQWRKDKDLYRSVLGASWDDVILDPSIKSSLAQDVESFFNNQYLYKTLRVPWKRGVILHGVPGNGKTVSIKAIINSLAARNPPVPAMYVKSLDGCSHPKVAMQEIFSKSRIVAPCLLIFEDLDSLVEDKTRSYFLNEVDGLDSNEGILMIGSTNHLEGIDAAITKRPSRFDRKYHFKVPDHALRMVYCHHWREKVLDSPALAFPMELCSVIVDLTDGFSFAYIKELFISSLLMLAGGTRDIEAGGDNISGAALDSSSDENEDSASSNKPGRVMPAVTIPKELEGDPLLAVILAEAKLLWEQMENEETDAVKRKKAATVCAPRLPDFVFGLRDD; this is encoded by the coding sequence atgGACACCATTGGCAAGAACGAAAACCCTGCTCTGGCCTTTGAAGGCTGGACAGAGCATGCAAGTCGAGATCGCATCAGCACCGATACCAAGGTACACCAGCTGCTCAGCGCTGCATACCCAGGTCACCATGTTACACGCACACAAACATCGTCCTGTGATCTTTTGGGTTTCGCTGACGCCGGCTACGCAACCAAAACCCCGGATCGTCCACGTGGCTACGACGCTATTCGCAAGTTTGTGGCCCCgaaacttcgatacgaaaAGGGCAATGACAAACTTGAAGATGAGGTACGCTTTGGTGCCTGGAAATACGATTGGGAAAGCCACCAATTCCTGGTATATGAATTGTCATTCAGGGACTACCTGCTGAGCCGGGTCATACGGTTTCTCTATGTGATAACACCTCCTTCCGTGGACGGCGCGGTGGACATTGATGGCCACCATCCCAAGACCGATGAGCTTCTTCTGGTAGCCGGGAAGTGGACGAAGGAGATGCACGATGAAATATGGGTATTTGACAACCAGCAGTGGAGGAAGGATAAGGATTTATACCGGAGTGTTCTTGGAGCGTCGTGGGACGATGTCATTCTTGACCCGAGCATAAAGTCGAGCCTGGCTCAAGATGTCGAGTCCTTCTTTAACAATCAGTATTTGTATAAGACACTCCGGGTGCCATGGAAGCGCGGTGTGATTCTTCATGGGGTACCGGGGAATGGCAAGACCGTGTCTATCAAGGCAATCATCAACTCATTGGCGGCACGCAATCCTCCGGTCCCCGCCATGTACGTGAAATCGCTCGACGGATGTTCGCACCCAAAAGTCGCCATGCAGGAAATCTTTTCCAAGTCACGAATCGTCGCTCCATGCCTTCTGATCTTTGAGGACCTCGACAGCCTGGTCGAGGACAAGACACGCAGCTACTTCCTCAACGAGGTTGATGGACTTGACTCCAACGAGGGCATCCTAATGATAGGCTCGACCAATCACCTTGAAGGGATCGATGCGGCTATCACAAAACGACCCAGCCGCTTTGACCGTAAATACCACTTCAAGGTTCCGGACCACGCCTTGCGGATGGTTTACTGTCACCATTGGCGCGAGAAAGTGCTGGATTCCCCTGCGCTTGCCTTCCCCATGGAACTGTGCTCTGTGATAGTAGATCTCACGGATGGCTTCAGCTTTGCTTATATCAAAGAGCTCTTCATCTCGTCTTTGCTTATGTTGGCCGGGGGTACTCGTGACATCGAGGCTGGGGGCGACAACATCTCAGGAGCAGCGTTGGATTCAAGCTCTGACGAGAACGAGGACAGTGCCAGCTCTAACAAACCCGGACGCGTCATGCCTGCAGTGACAATTCCCAAGGAACTCGAAGGAGATCCCTTGCTTGCTGTTATCCTGGCTGAAGCCAAGTTGCTCTGGGAGCAAATGGAGAACGAGGAGACAGACGCCGTGAAGCGTAAAAAGGCAGCAACAGTATGCGCTCCGAGGCTGCCAGATTTTGTCTTTGGACTGCGTGATGATTGA
- a CDS encoding hypothetical protein (EggNog:ENOG503PBQ8; COG:O; MEROPS:MER0001526) gives MSLVYLLLQCFLFATATSAHLLFPFTRERNIARSIDSKTATVPVSASGHVFIVNVTVGTPPQPLSLLLSPSSPHTWLPNADEAMPCSQGFNLLSGGFHPTDVLSGSACKWGAFTKSKSSTFQGAETVNYQFDAAYTSTFTVRGSNFTDTLKMGDVELDNFPMGLVNSATNNQWIGMLGLGNDGTTTYPRRSTKYYPNFVDRLVSSGKIVTQAYSIWLNSADGASGSLLLGAIDKSRFKGELIRLNTARGYDIFPSAFAVLLNSIKMLDDSKEALNFDEIRLLFSLSPAESFSILPRELADPIIAASGATWNTTIERATIPCDAGSKNTKLNLRLQLEGPDGPVLNVPLADLIVPQDVTNWEIAVATNAQSLNRNTCLFGIQKSNSGQFNIGSALLRRTYMVFDAVNKEIALAPVKPGTSATKPTIVPFDKAGARIPSSRLYCAEGSECVSESSIAPDSEEGVETVVEEDEPNSNWKKIVIGVVVPIGVLAIALPIIYVIIMRRKRQAKAREEALSRQRETDHTDGEDSFKEDEYGVKVTVSVSSKVSVAKAPPSPQFFLGVPGGFPSIPEDRQSQYSGDALLGPDSRSGSRNGSEKEVSKC, from the coding sequence ATGTCACTCGTTTATTTACTTTTGcaatgttttctttttgcgaCGGCGACGTCTGCCCATCTTTTGTTCCCCTTTACCCGTGAGAGAAACATCGCCAGATCGATCGATAGCAAAACAGCAACTGTTCCCGTCTCGGCGTCAGGGCACGTCTTCATCGTCAACGTCACCGTCGGGACCCCCCCACAACCACTGTCGCTTCTCTTGTCACCGTCCTCGCCTCACACATGGCTTCCCAACGCCGACGAGGCCATGCCTTGTTCGCAAGGCTTCAACCTGCTATCAGGTGGCTTTCATCCCACTGATGTTCTCTCTGGCTCCGCTTGCAAATGGGGGGCATTCACTAAATCCAAATCGTCGACATTCCAGGGAGCAGAAACGGTGAATTACCAGTTCGACGCGGCATATACCAGCACATTCACCGTGCGTGGCAGCAACTTCACCGATACACTAAAGATGGGTGATGTCGAGCTCGACAACTTCCCGATGGGCCTGGTGAATTCAGCCACGAATAATCAATGGATCGGGATGCTTGGACTCGGCAATGATGGCACCACGACCTACCCCCGCCGCTCAACCAAATATTATCCCAACTTTGTGGATCGACTGGTATCTTCTGGAAAGATTGTCACCCAAGCATACAGCATTTGGCTCAACAGTGCGGACGGAGCATCGGGATCTCTGCTTCTAGGTGCCATCGACAAATCGAGGTTCAAGGGCGAGCTGATACGCCTCAACACCGCTCGAGGTTACGACATCTTTCCCAGCGCCTTCGCCGTCTTATTGAACAGCATCAAAATGCTTGACGATTCGAAAGAGGCACTCAACTTTGACGAAATCAGGCTGCTCTTTTCCCTCAGCCCTGCCGAATCCTTTTCGATCCTGCCCCGCGAACTCGCCGATCCCATCATCGCTGCAAGCGGCGCGACCTGGAACACGACTATCGAGAGGGCCACCATTCCGTGTGATGCTGGATCAAAGAATACAAAGCTCAATCTCCGCCTTCAGCTCGAGGGGCCGGACGGCCCCGTTCTCAACGTTCCCCTCGCAGATCTCATCGTCCCACAGGATGTCACGAACTGGGAGATTGCCGTTGCCACCAACGCTCAAAGTCTCAATAGAAATACCTGCCTTTTTGGAATTCAAAAGTCGAACAGCGGACAGTTCAACATTGGCAGCGCCCTCTTGCGACGAACCTACATGGTGTTTGATGCAGTCAACAAGGAAATCGCCCTTGCTCCTGTCAAGCCTGGGACTTCTGCCACGAAGCCCACCATTGTCCCGTTTGACAAGGCCGGCGCACGCATTCCTTCCTCGAGACTTTATTGTGCTGAGGGCAGTGAGTGTGTGTCTGAGTCTTCAATTGCTCCAGACTCAGAAGAAGGCGTGGAGAccgttgttgaggaggatgagccaAATTCGAACTGGAAAAAGATTGTGATTGGGGTGGTCGTCCCCATTGGTGTATTAGCCATTGCCCTACCCATCATTTATGTCATTATCATGAGACGCAAGCGCCAGGCAAAGGCAAGGGAAGAAGCCCTCTCACGACAACGAGAAACAGATCACACAGACGGGGAGGATAGCTTCAAGGAGGATGAATATGGTGTCAAGGTTACAGTGTCCGTCTCTTCAAAGGTGTCAGTGGCGAAGGCACCGCCATCGCCCCAGTTCTTCTTGGGTGTGCCAGGGGGATTTCCCAGTATCCCCGAAGACAGACAGTCACAGTATTCTGGAGATGCGCTTCTGGGACCTGATAGCAGGAGTGGGAGTAGGAATGGGAGTGAGAAGGAAGTGTCTAAGTGTTAG